A genome region from Paralichthys olivaceus isolate ysfri-2021 chromosome 6, ASM2471397v2, whole genome shotgun sequence includes the following:
- the nppa gene encoding natriuretic peptides A produces MRTAALWGLLALLCQHTLVSCHILGRTSTSDLAQLKSLLEHFEEALAEAAQEEDSEGDFEETNQESEHSQVSREWSQEEEQQSLSEKTPAEGHSKPISQRRHLQDLLMTTRKRASSCFGARMDRIGNASGLGCNGGKG; encoded by the exons ATGAGGACTGCTGCCCTATGGGGCCTGCTGGCTCTTCTGTGTCAGCACACATTGGTTAGCTGCCACATACTGGGAAGGACTTCAACCAGTGACCTTGCTCAGCTAAAG TCTTTACTGGAGCACTTTGAGGAGGCACTGGCTGAAGCAGCCCAGGAGGAGGATTCTGAAGGTGATTTTGAAGAGACAAACCAAGAGTCTGAACACAGCCAGGTTAGTCGAGAATGGAGCCAGGAGGAGGAACAACAATCTCTGTCAGAAAAAACACCAGCAGAGGGCCACAGCAAGCCCATAAGTCAGAGGAGGCATCTGCAGGACCTTCTGATGACCACGAGGAAACGGGCCTCGAGTTGCTTTGGAGCCCGAATGGACCGAATAGGAAATGCCAGTGGTCTGGGATGCAATGGGGGAAAAG GGTAG